A window from Gammaproteobacteria bacterium encodes these proteins:
- a CDS encoding GTP-binding protein, with amino-acid sequence MSKSKFERKKPHVNVGTIGHVDHGKTTLTAALTTVMAAKFGGEVKKFDEIDKAP; translated from the coding sequence ATGTCGAAGTCAAAGTTTGAGCGTAAGAAGCCCCACGTGAACGTAGGGACGATCGGTCACGTCGACCATGGGAAGACGACGTTGACGGCGGCGTTGACGACGGTGATGGCGGCGAAGTTTGGCGGCGAGGTGAAGAAGTTCGACGAGATCGACAAGGCGCCG